The Henckelia pumila isolate YLH828 chromosome 2, ASM3356847v2, whole genome shotgun sequence genome includes a window with the following:
- the LOC140885138 gene encoding splicing factor Cactin-like, whose protein sequence is MGSRKISKKEIDEYLAKKAQKKAVRVSEKLKSQTISGYSNESNPFGDSNLNETFVWRKKIERDINQGMPLDEFSIKAEKKRQRERMAEIEKVKKRREERAVEKAQREEEMALLARERARAEFHDWEKKEEEFHFEQSKFRSEIRIREGRNKPIDILTKHLDPSDDFEIELNEPYMVFKGLTVKEMEELHEDIKMHLDLDRATPTHIQYWEALLVVCEWEIAEANKRDALERARVRGEQLPTEITGEERGLHASIEADVKNLLQGKTYGELQALQSQIESQMRSGTAKVVEYWEAIIKRLHIYKAKACLKEIHVKMLHKHLERLEAPAGVKNEETDGSPPQDEQDFHPDVNDSEILSPKPLMDDEIQEEEAEGAYSPQLMHGDETEDMIDPEEDRIILEKKRIAVKEERRIHELALRPAPPVDNLENKALRAMGATEEGDAVFGSNNEINLDSQVYWWHDKYRPRKPKYFNRVHTGYEWNKYNQTHYDHDNPPPKVVQGYKFNIFYPDLVDKIKAPTYTIEKDGDSSETCIIRFHAGPPYEDIAFRIVNKEWEYSHKKGFKCTFERGILHVYFNFKRYRYRR, encoded by the exons ATGGGGTCGAGGAAAATTTCAAAGAAGGAAATTGATGAATACCTAGCCAAAAAGGCGCAGAAAAAG GCTGTGAGAGTTTCTGAAAAATTGAAGTCCCAGACCATCTCTGGATATTCCAATGAGTCAAATCCTTTTGGTGATTCTAATCTAAACGAAAC ATTTGTATGGCGAAAGAAGATTGAGCGCGACATAAATCAAGGAATGCCATTAGATGAGTTCTCCATCAAAGCGGAGAAGAAAAGGCAAAGAGAGAGAATG GCTGAGATTGAAAAGGTCAAAAAAAGAAGGGAGGAAAGGGCTGTCGAGAAAGCGCAACGCGAGGAAGAGATG GCACTGCTGGCAAGAGAGCGTGCTCGAGCTGAGTTTCATGACTGggagaagaaagaagaagag TTTCATTTTGAGCAAAGCAAATTTCGGTCAGAGATTCGGATACGTGAAGGTCGCAATAAACCAATTGATATACTCACCAAACATCTTGATCCTTCAGATGATTTTGAGATAGAGCTAAATGAACCATACATGGTTTTCAAG GGTTTGACTGTAAAAGAAATGGAAGAGCTTCATGAAGACATTAAGATGCACCTTGATTTAGACCGAGCTACTCCTACCCATATTCAATATTGGGAG GCACTTCTGGTTGTTTGTGAATGGGAAATAGCTGAAGCTAATAAAAGGGATGCCCTAGAGCGTGCCAGAGTGCGAGGAGAGCAACTACCAACTGAGATTACAGGTGAAGAAAGGGGTTTGCATGCGAGCATTGAAGCAGATGTTAAGAATCTTTTGCAAGGAAAAACCTATGGTGAATTACAGGCCCTTCAATCCCAAATTGAGTCTCAAATGCGATCTGGGACTGCCAAGGTGGTGGAGTATTGGGAAGCCATTATTAAACGTCTCCATATTTACAAAGCAAAG GCTTGTCTGAAAGAAATTCATGTCAAAATGCTGCACAAGCATTTGGAGCGACTTGAAGCACCAGCAGGGGTTAAAAATGAAGAAACGGATGGAAGTCCACCGCAGGATGAGCAGGATTTCCATCCAGATGTAAATG ATTCTGAAATTCTTTCTCCAAAACCCTTGATGGATGATGAGATCCAAGAGGAAGAAGCAGAAGGAGCATATTCCCCACAGTTGATGCATGGTGATGAGACCGAAGATATGATTGACCCTGAAGAGGACAGAATTATTCTG GAGAAGAAACGTATTGCTGTAAAGGAAGAGAGGCGTATCCATGAACTTGCTTTAAGGCCAGCTCCTCCTGTGGATAACTTGGAGAACAAAGCCTTGAGAGCCATGGGAGCCACCGAGGAAGGTGATGCTGTATTTGGCTCAAATAATGAAATTAACCTTGATTCCCAG GTGTACTGGTGGCATGATAAATACCGTCCAAGAAAGCCAAAATATTTTAATCGCGTCCACACTGGCTACGAGTGGAACAAATACAACCAAACTCATTATGATCATGACAATCCTCCCCCCAAGGTAGTGCAGGGATATAAGTTCAATATTTTTTACCCAGATCTTGTTGACAAAATAAAAGCTCCAACTTACACCATCGAGAAAGACGGAGATAGCAGCGAGACTTGTATCATTAGGTTTCATGCGGGACCCCCTTATGAAGATATT GCATTCCGTATTGTCAATAAAGAATGGGAGTACTCGCACAAGAAGGGGTTCAAATGTACATTTGAGCGGGGAATCTTACATGTCTACTTCAACTTCAAGCGCTACCGGTATCGTCGGTGA
- the LOC140885137 gene encoding receptor-like protein kinase FERONIA, protein MRNHSNCWPVSAFSLLLLAFVVSAVDYVPTEKIFLNCGGPPDATDSDGRKWTSDIGSKFVLSSSNSLTASAAIQRPSVPQVPYMTARIFHSNFTYSFPVASGRKFLRLYFYPASYNGLDASHGVFSVTSGPYTLLKNFNVSQTTEALNYDYMMKEFSLNAPSEWLNVTFVPSQNASNSYAFVNGIEIVSHPDMYSTDGRVTVVGQSTGFNIDNSTALENVYRLNVGGNDISPSHDTGLQRSWHDDSYYIFSAARGVTEAPDPNVTVSYPSGSPSYIAPLDVYSTLRSMGPNASVNQNYNLTWMFSIDSGFSYLVRLHFCEVSDFVTKVNQRVFSIFMNNQTAVNDADVIAWAGSNGIPVHKDFVVFVPTGPPQQDLWLDLHPYTLSKPQLYDAILNGLEIFKINGSNGNLAGPNPAPRPQPLVDTSQSSGSDQSKNHKAIIGGAVGGGLVTLLVAGLIACIVSHRCHMHKKDPSTSDGWLPLSLYGNSHSSGSAKTTTTGSHSSSRPSNLCRHFSFAEIKAATNDFDEALLLGVGGFGKVYRGEIDGEAKVAIKRGNPLSGQGVHEFQTEIEMLSKLRHRHLVSLIGYCEENCEMVLVYDYMAYGTLREHLYKTQNPPLPWKQRLEICIGAARGLHYLHTGAKHTIIHRDVKTTNILLDEKWVAKVSDFGLSKTGPSLDHTHVSTVVKGSFGYLDPEYFRRQQLTDKSDVYSYGVVLFEILCARPVLNPTLPKEQVSLAEWALHCHKKGMLDEIIDPYLKGKIAPECFKKVAETAVKCVSDVGIDRPSMGDVLWNLEFALQLQESAEESGSGVSLGDIESFEVKKDSDSSPMGFDDSNSSSGGQGLSTSIGGRSLASQDSDGLTPSAVFSQIMNPEGR, encoded by the coding sequence ATGAGAAACCACAGTAACTGTTGGCCGGTATCGGCTTTTAGTCTGCTGCTGCTGGCATTTGTAGTTTCTGCAGTTGATTATGTGCCGACGGAGAAGATTTTCTTGAACTGTGGAGGCCCCCCTGACGCCACCGATTCGGATGGTCGAAAATGGACATCAGATATTGGCTCAAAGTTTGTCTTGTCAAGCAGCAACTCTTTAACGGCCTCTGCTGCCATCCAAAGACCCTCTGTACCCCAAGTACCTTACATGACGGCTCGAATTTTCCACTCCAATTTCACCTACAGTTTCCCAGTGGCATCCGGGCGTAAGTTCCTTCGTTTGTATTTCTATCCAGCTTCTTATAATGGATTAGATGCTTCCCATGGAGTTTTCTCCGTGACTTCTGGTCCCTATACTCTTTTGAAGAACTTCAATGTTTCTCAAACAACAGAAGCTCTGAATTATGATTATATGATGAAGGAATTCTCTCTTAATGCCCCGTCTGAATGGTTGAATGTAACATTTGTACCATCCCAAAATGCTTCCAACTCGTACGCTTTCGTGAATGGTATTGAGATTGTTTCACATCCTGATATGTATAGTACAGACGGGAGAGTAACTGTTGTTGGGCAATCCACTGGGTTCAATATTGACAACAGTACAGCACTTGAGAATGTTTATCGGCTGAATGTGGGTGGAAACGACATTTCGCCTTCTCATGATACTGGTCTCCAGAGGTCATGGCATGATGATTCCTATTACATATTCAGCGCGGCTCGCGGAGTTACAGAGGCCCCTGATCCAAATGTGACGGTAAGCTATCCTTCGGGATCGCCTAGCTATATTGCCCCGCTTGATGTGTACTCCACTTTGAGGTCGATGGGTCCAAATGCCTCTGTTAATCAGAATTATAACCTGACATGGATGTTCAGCATTGACTCTGGCTTCTCATATCTAGTTAGACTCCACTTCTGCGAGGTATCAGACTTCGTTACCAAAGTAAACCAGAGAGTTTTCAGTATCTTCATGAATAATCAGACTGCAGTAAACGACGCAGATGTGATTGCTTGGGCGGGAAGCAATGGTATCCCTGTTCACAAGGACTTTGTGGTGTTTGTTCCAACTGGGCCGCCTCAACAGGATCTCTGGCTTGATCTACACCCTTACACTCTCTCAAAGCCCCAACTATATGATGCCATCTTGAATGGACTTGAAATTTTTAAGATAAATGGTAGCAATGGGAATCTTGCTGGCCCTAATCCAGCCCCCCGTCCGCAGCCTCTAGTTGACACCAGCCAATCATCGGGATCTGATCAATCAAAAAATCACAAAGCCATTATTGGAGGAGCAGTTGGAGGTGGACTTGTTACACTCCTTGTTGCTGGTTTGATCGCATGCATCGTTTCCCACCGATGTCATATGCACAAAAAGGATCCCAGCACTAGTGATGGCTGGCTTCCTTTGTCTTTGTATGGAAATTCACATTCTTCTGGTTCAGCCAAGACAACAACCACAGGAAGCCATTCCTCCTCACGGCCTTCGAACCTCTGTCGTCATTTTTCATTTGCTGAAATCAAAGCTGCCACTAATGACTTTGATGAAGCTCTTCTTCTTGGTGTAGGAGGCTTTGGCAAAGTTTATCGAGGTGAGATTGATGGCGAAGCAAAAGTTGCAATTAAGCGAGGGAACCCACTTTCTGGGCAGGGAGTGCATGAATTCCAAACTGAGATTGAAATGCTCTCAAAACTTCGCCATCGCCACCTGGTATCTCTGATAGGGTATTGCGAAGAGAATTGTGAAATGGTACTTGTATATGATTACATGGCTTATGGAACTCTGCGGGAGCATCTTTACAAAACTCAGAATCCCCCATTGCCGTGGAAGCAGAGGCTTGAGATTTGTATCGGTGCTGCACGTGGTTTGCATTATCTGCACACTGGTGCCAAGCACACCATTATCCACCGCGATGTCAAGACCACAAACATCCTCTTGGACGAGAAGTGGGTTGCAAAGGTTTCAGATTTTGGCCTGTCAAAAACAGGTCCATCACTGGATCATACCCATGTCAGCACAGTGGTGAAGGGTAGCTTTGGTTATCTGGACCCAGAATATTTCAGACGGCAACAACTGACTGACAAATCTGATGTTTACTCGTATGGAGTTGTACTTTTCGAAATCTTATGCGCTAGGCCGGTGTTAAACCCAACACTTCCAAAAGAACAAGTTAGCTTGGCTGAGTGGGCGTTGCATTGCCATAAGAAGGGCATGCTTGACGAAATCATTGACCCTTATCTCAAGGGGAAGATCGCGCCAGAATGCTTTAAGAAAGTAGCTGAGACAGCAGTGAAGTGTGTGTCTGATGTTGGGATTGATAGGCCTTCAATGGGTGATGTGTTGTGGAACCTTGAGTTTGCTTTGCAACTTCAGGAGAGTGCAGAGGAAAGTGGCAGTGGTGTTAGCCTTGGAGACATAGAATCGTTTGAAGTTAAGAAAGATTCAGATTCATCTCCTATGGGTTTTGATGATTCAAATAGTAGCAGCGGTGGCCAAGGATTGTCAACAAGCATCGGGGGCCGCAGCCTTGCGAGCCAAGACTCAGATGGGTTGACTCCAAGTGCAGTCTTTTCCCAGATAATGAATCCAGAAGGGCGGTAA